The Burkholderia pyrrocinia genome has a segment encoding these proteins:
- the thrC gene encoding threonine synthase, with product MNYISTRGAGIGERHTFSDILLGGLAKDGGLYLPAEYPTVSADELARWRTLSYADLAFEILSKFCDDVPADDLRAITRRTYTADVYSNTRHGENASDITPLKTLGTENGAPISLLELSNGPTLAFKDMAMQLLGNLFEYTLAKHGEALNILGATSGDTGSAAEYAMRGKAGVRVFMLSPHKKMSAFQTAQMFSLQDPNIFNLAVEGVFDDCQDIVKAVSNDHAFKAQQKIGTVNSINWARVVAQVVYYFKGYFAATQSNDERVSFTVPSGNFGNVCAGHIARMMGLPIAKLVVATNENDVLDEFFRTGAYRVRSAENTYHTSSPSMDISKASNFERFVFDLLGRDPARVMQLFRDVEEKGGFDLAASGDFARVEEFGFVSGRSSHTDRIATIRDVFSRYDTMIDTHTADGVKVAREHLDAGVPMVVLETAQPIKFGETIREALDREAERPAAFDGLEALPQRFEVVKADAQQVKDFIAAHTGA from the coding sequence ATGAATTACATCTCCACGCGCGGCGCCGGCATCGGCGAGCGCCACACGTTCTCCGACATCCTGCTCGGCGGTCTCGCGAAGGACGGCGGGCTCTACCTGCCGGCCGAGTATCCGACGGTGTCCGCCGACGAGCTCGCGCGCTGGCGCACGCTGTCGTACGCGGATCTCGCGTTCGAGATCCTGTCGAAGTTCTGCGACGACGTGCCGGCCGACGACCTGCGCGCGATCACGCGCCGCACGTATACGGCCGACGTGTACAGCAACACGCGCCACGGCGAGAACGCGTCCGACATCACGCCGCTGAAGACGCTCGGCACCGAGAACGGCGCGCCGATCTCGCTGCTCGAACTGTCGAACGGCCCGACGCTCGCGTTCAAGGACATGGCGATGCAGTTGCTCGGCAACCTGTTCGAGTACACGCTCGCGAAGCACGGCGAGGCGCTGAACATTCTCGGCGCGACGTCGGGCGACACGGGCAGCGCGGCCGAATACGCGATGCGCGGCAAGGCCGGCGTGCGCGTGTTCATGTTGTCGCCGCACAAGAAGATGAGCGCGTTCCAGACGGCCCAGATGTTCAGCCTGCAGGATCCGAACATCTTCAATCTCGCGGTCGAAGGCGTGTTCGACGACTGCCAGGACATCGTGAAGGCCGTGTCGAACGATCACGCGTTCAAGGCGCAGCAGAAGATCGGCACGGTCAACTCGATCAACTGGGCGCGCGTCGTCGCGCAGGTCGTGTACTACTTCAAGGGCTACTTCGCGGCGACGCAGTCCAACGACGAGCGCGTGTCGTTCACGGTGCCGTCGGGCAACTTCGGCAACGTGTGCGCGGGCCATATCGCACGGATGATGGGGCTGCCGATCGCGAAGCTCGTGGTCGCGACCAACGAGAACGACGTGCTCGACGAGTTCTTCCGCACGGGTGCGTATCGTGTGCGCAGCGCCGAGAACACGTATCACACGAGCAGCCCGAGCATGGACATCTCGAAGGCTTCGAACTTCGAGCGCTTCGTGTTCGACCTGCTCGGCCGCGATCCGGCGCGCGTGATGCAGCTGTTCCGCGACGTCGAGGAGAAGGGCGGTTTCGATCTCGCGGCGAGCGGCGATTTCGCGCGCGTCGAGGAGTTCGGTTTCGTGTCGGGCCGCAGCAGCCACACGGACCGTATCGCGACGATCCGCGACGTGTTCTCGCGCTACGACACGATGATCGATACGCACACGGCCGACGGCGTGAAGGTTGCGCGCGAGCATCTCGACGCAGGCGTGCCGATGGTCGTGCTCGAGACGGCGCAACCGATCAAGTTCGGCGAGACGATCCGTGAAGCGCTCGATCGCGAAGCCGAGCGGCCGGCTGCATTCGACGGGCTCGAGGCGCTGCCGCAGCGCTTCGAGGTCGTGAAGGCCGACGCGCAGCAGGTGAAGGACTTCATCGCCGCGCATACGGGCGCGTGA
- a CDS encoding homoserine dehydrogenase: MEPIKVGLLGFGTVGSGTFTVLRRNQEEIKRRAGRGIEVARIAVRNPAKAQAALGGDAGAAQITDDFNSVVDDPSIAIIAEMIGGTGIARELVLRAIANGKHVVTANKALLAVHGTEIFEAAREQGVMVAFEAAVAGGIPIIKALREGLTANRIQYIAGIINGTTNYILSEMRDRGLDFATALKAAQELGYAEADPTFDIEGVDAAHKATIMSAIAFGVPVQFDRAYVEGISKLDATDIRYAEELGYRIKLLGITRRTERGIELRVHPTLIPEKRLLANVEGAMNAVVVHGDAVGTTLYYGKGAGAEPTASAVVADLVDVTRLHTADPEHRVPHLAFQPDSLSNTPILPIEEVTSGYYLRLRVADQTGVLANITRILAESGISIDALLQKESEQVDGANGETDIILITHETLEKSVNTAIAQIESLATVVSKVTKLRMEALN; the protein is encoded by the coding sequence ATGGAACCGATCAAAGTTGGCCTGTTGGGCTTCGGCACGGTGGGCAGCGGCACCTTCACGGTGCTGCGCCGCAACCAGGAAGAAATCAAGCGACGCGCGGGGCGCGGCATCGAGGTGGCGCGCATTGCCGTGCGCAACCCGGCCAAGGCGCAGGCTGCGCTCGGCGGCGACGCCGGCGCCGCGCAGATCACCGACGATTTCAATTCGGTCGTCGACGATCCGTCGATCGCGATCATCGCCGAGATGATCGGCGGCACGGGCATCGCGCGCGAGCTCGTGCTGCGCGCGATCGCGAACGGCAAGCACGTCGTGACGGCGAACAAGGCGCTGCTCGCGGTGCACGGCACCGAGATCTTCGAGGCTGCGCGCGAGCAGGGCGTGATGGTCGCGTTCGAGGCGGCCGTCGCCGGCGGCATCCCGATCATCAAGGCGCTGCGCGAAGGCCTGACCGCGAACCGCATCCAGTACATCGCGGGCATCATCAACGGCACGACCAACTACATCCTGTCGGAAATGCGCGATCGCGGGCTCGATTTCGCGACCGCGCTGAAGGCCGCGCAGGAGCTTGGCTACGCGGAAGCCGATCCGACCTTCGACATCGAAGGCGTCGACGCCGCGCACAAGGCGACGATCATGAGCGCGATCGCGTTCGGCGTGCCGGTGCAGTTCGACCGTGCGTACGTCGAGGGCATCAGCAAGCTCGACGCGACCGACATCCGCTACGCGGAAGAGCTCGGCTACCGGATCAAGCTGCTCGGCATCACGCGCCGCACCGAGCGCGGCATCGAACTGCGCGTGCACCCGACGCTGATCCCGGAGAAGCGCCTGCTCGCGAACGTCGAAGGCGCGATGAACGCGGTCGTCGTGCACGGCGACGCGGTCGGCACGACGCTGTACTACGGCAAGGGCGCGGGCGCGGAACCGACGGCGTCGGCGGTCGTTGCGGATCTCGTCGACGTCACGCGCCTGCATACGGCCGACCCCGAGCATCGCGTGCCGCACCTCGCGTTCCAGCCCGACAGCCTGTCGAACACGCCGATCCTGCCGATCGAGGAAGTCACGAGCGGCTATTACCTGCGCCTGCGGGTGGCCGACCAGACGGGTGTGCTCGCCAACATCACGCGCATCCTCGCCGAATCGGGCATCTCGATCGACGCGCTGCTGCAGAAGGAATCGGAGCAGGTCGACGGCGCGAACGGCGAGACCGACATCATCCTGATCACGCACGAGACGCTCGAGAAGAGCGTCAACACGGCGATCGCGCAAATCGAGAGCCTCGCGACGGTCGTGTCGAAGGTGACGAAGCTGCGCATGGAAGCGCTGAACTGA
- a CDS encoding pyridoxal phosphate-dependent aminotransferase, whose protein sequence is MKPIQKSNKLLNVCYDIRGPVLEHAKRLEEEGHRIIKLNIGNLAPFGFDAPDEIIQDMIRNLPASSGYSDSKGVFSARKAVMHYTQEKGVVGVGLDDIYIGNGASELIVMATQALLNDGDEVLLPAPDYPLWTAAVSLSGGTPVHYVCDEQNAWMPDLDDIRRKITPNTKAIVVINPNNPTGALYSDELLLELIEIARQHGLIVFADEVYDKIVYDGLEHTAMGSLSEDVITVTFNSLSKSYRSCGYRAGWMAVSGLGGDNRRRAKDYLEGLGILSSMRLCANVPGQFAIQTALGGYQSINELIVPSGRLYKQRELAYDMLTSIPGVTCVKPQAALYMFPRLDPKIYPIQNDQQFILDLLLEERVLLVQGTGFNWATPDHFRVVFLPNLDDLTDSINRIARFLDGYRKRHSA, encoded by the coding sequence GTGAAACCGATTCAGAAGTCGAACAAGCTGCTCAACGTCTGCTACGACATCCGTGGCCCGGTGCTCGAGCACGCCAAGCGCCTCGAGGAAGAAGGCCATCGCATCATCAAGCTGAACATCGGCAACCTCGCGCCGTTCGGTTTCGACGCGCCGGACGAGATCATCCAGGACATGATCCGCAACCTGCCCGCGTCGTCGGGCTATTCGGATTCGAAGGGCGTGTTCTCGGCCCGCAAGGCCGTGATGCACTACACGCAGGAGAAGGGCGTGGTGGGCGTCGGCCTCGACGACATCTACATCGGCAACGGCGCGTCCGAGCTGATCGTGATGGCGACCCAGGCGCTCCTGAACGACGGCGACGAAGTGCTGCTGCCCGCGCCCGACTACCCGCTGTGGACGGCGGCGGTGAGCCTGTCGGGCGGCACGCCCGTGCACTACGTGTGCGACGAGCAGAACGCGTGGATGCCCGACCTCGACGACATCCGCCGCAAGATCACGCCGAACACGAAGGCGATCGTCGTGATCAACCCGAACAACCCGACGGGCGCGCTTTATTCCGACGAATTGCTGCTGGAGCTGATCGAGATCGCGCGCCAGCACGGGCTGATCGTGTTCGCCGACGAGGTCTACGACAAGATCGTCTATGACGGCCTCGAGCACACGGCGATGGGCTCGCTGTCGGAGGACGTGATCACCGTCACGTTCAACAGCCTGTCGAAGAGCTATCGTTCGTGCGGCTATCGTGCGGGCTGGATGGCCGTGTCGGGCCTCGGCGGCGACAACCGCCGGCGCGCGAAGGATTACCTCGAAGGGCTCGGGATCCTGTCGTCGATGCGGCTGTGCGCGAACGTACCGGGGCAGTTCGCGATCCAGACGGCGCTCGGCGGCTACCAGAGCATCAACGAGCTGATCGTGCCGAGCGGGCGCCTGTACAAGCAGCGCGAGCTCGCTTACGACATGCTCACGTCGATTCCGGGCGTGACCTGCGTCAAGCCGCAGGCCGCGCTGTACATGTTCCCGCGCCTCGATCCGAAAATCTATCCGATCCAGAACGACCAGCAGTTCATACTCGACCTGCTGCTCGAGGAGCGCGTGCTGCTCGTGCAGGGCACGGGTTTCAACTGGGCGACGCCGGACCACTTCCGCGTGGTTTTCCTGCCGAACCTCGACGACCTGACCGATTCGATCAACCGGATCGCACGCTTCCTCGACGGTTACCGCAAGCGCCATTCGGCCTGA
- a CDS encoding Mth938-like domain-containing protein yields MKLHQDASGALNTVTGYGPDYVDVNLERHETSVIVLPGAPVQAWPVSSFDELAPEHFAMLLDPPPELVIFGSGARLRFPHPRLVAALTARRIGVETMDFQAACRTYNILMAEGRKVAAALLIER; encoded by the coding sequence TTGAAACTGCACCAGGACGCGAGCGGCGCGCTCAACACCGTCACCGGCTACGGCCCCGATTATGTCGACGTCAATCTCGAACGCCATGAAACGAGCGTCATCGTGCTGCCCGGCGCGCCGGTCCAGGCATGGCCCGTGTCGTCGTTCGACGAGCTCGCACCCGAGCATTTCGCGATGCTGCTCGACCCGCCCCCCGAACTCGTGATCTTCGGCAGCGGCGCGCGGCTGCGCTTCCCGCACCCGCGGCTGGTCGCCGCGCTCACGGCCAGGCGGATCGGCGTCGAGACGATGGATTTCCAGGCCGCGTGCCGCACCTACAACATCCTGATGGCCGAGGGCCGCAAAGTCGCCGCCGCGCTCTTAATTGAACGTTAA
- a CDS encoding glycosyltransferase family 39 protein, giving the protein MNDTPSRLPLNRITLVLLLVALAVVWFAPLGLRHLIPSDEGRYAEMAREMFVTGDWITPRYNGYKYFEKPPLQTWLNALTFAWFGIGEWQARLYTAVVSFAGILLVGFTGARLFNPLSGFLAAVVLACSPYWNLMGHFNALDMGLAFWMALSLCSLLLAQRPGLRPAAVRGWMWACWAAMAFAVLSKGLVGLILPGAVLVLYTLIARDWALWKRLYLVSGLVIFFAIVTPWFVLVQQRNPEFFNFFFIVQQFRRYLTPEQNRPGPLYYFVPVLLVGFLPWLSVAWQSIRHALRMPRQPNGFSPMLVLLIWSAFIFLFFSASHSKLISYVLPVAPALALIIGAYLPLMSADRFRRHLLGYLVFFVVAAFGIIFLAYQGDARTPNALYRAFQMWLYAGLAVSAALTLAAAWLNRRAGVAAAITAFGAAWLAFGTIGGTGHDEFGRYSSGALLAPAVRAELAKLPPDTPFYSIEMLDHTFPFYMGHTTIMVQRQDELAFGISVEPNKWIPTVDEWITRWKQETHALAIMPPGQYDTLVKQGVPMRVIARDSRRVIVEKPQS; this is encoded by the coding sequence ATGAACGATACGCCGTCGAGGCTACCGCTCAATCGCATCACGCTCGTCCTCCTGCTCGTCGCGCTCGCGGTCGTCTGGTTCGCGCCGCTCGGGCTGCGCCACCTGATCCCGAGCGACGAAGGCCGCTACGCGGAGATGGCGCGCGAGATGTTCGTCACCGGCGACTGGATCACGCCGCGCTACAACGGCTACAAGTACTTCGAGAAGCCGCCGCTGCAGACCTGGCTGAACGCGCTGACGTTCGCGTGGTTCGGCATCGGCGAATGGCAGGCGCGCCTCTACACGGCCGTCGTGAGCTTCGCCGGCATCCTGCTCGTCGGCTTCACCGGCGCGCGCTTGTTCAACCCGCTGTCGGGCTTCCTCGCGGCCGTCGTGCTCGCGTGCTCGCCGTACTGGAACCTGATGGGCCATTTCAACGCGCTCGACATGGGTCTCGCGTTCTGGATGGCGCTGTCGCTGTGCTCGCTGCTGCTCGCGCAGCGGCCCGGGCTGCGCCCGGCCGCGGTGCGCGGCTGGATGTGGGCGTGCTGGGCCGCGATGGCGTTCGCGGTGCTGTCGAAGGGCCTCGTCGGCCTGATCCTGCCCGGCGCCGTGCTCGTGCTCTATACGCTGATCGCGCGCGACTGGGCGCTGTGGAAGCGCCTGTACCTGGTCAGCGGCCTCGTGATCTTCTTCGCGATCGTCACGCCGTGGTTCGTGCTCGTCCAGCAACGCAACCCCGAGTTCTTCAACTTCTTCTTCATCGTCCAGCAGTTCCGCCGGTACCTGACCCCGGAACAGAACCGCCCTGGCCCGCTGTACTACTTCGTGCCGGTGCTGCTGGTCGGCTTCCTGCCGTGGCTGTCGGTCGCGTGGCAGAGCATCCGCCATGCGCTGCGGATGCCGCGCCAGCCGAACGGCTTCTCGCCGATGCTCGTGCTGCTGATCTGGAGCGCATTCATCTTCCTGTTCTTCAGCGCGTCGCATTCGAAACTGATCTCGTACGTGCTGCCGGTCGCGCCGGCGCTCGCGCTGATCATCGGTGCGTACCTGCCGCTGATGTCGGCCGACCGGTTCCGCCGCCACCTGCTCGGCTACCTCGTGTTTTTCGTCGTCGCGGCATTCGGGATCATCTTCCTCGCGTACCAGGGCGATGCCCGCACGCCGAACGCGCTGTACCGCGCGTTCCAGATGTGGCTGTACGCAGGCCTCGCGGTCTCGGCCGCGCTGACGCTCGCGGCGGCATGGCTGAACCGCCGCGCGGGCGTGGCAGCCGCGATCACCGCATTCGGCGCCGCGTGGCTCGCGTTCGGCACGATCGGCGGCACCGGGCACGACGAGTTCGGCCGCTACAGCTCGGGCGCGCTGCTCGCGCCCGCCGTGCGCGCCGAACTGGCGAAGCTGCCGCCCGACACGCCGTTCTACTCGATCGAGATGCTCGATCACACGTTCCCGTTCTATATGGGCCACACGACGATCATGGTCCAGCGCCAGGACGAGCTCGCATTCGGGATCTCGGTCGAGCCGAACAAGTGGATTCCGACCGTCGACGAATGGATCACGCGCTGGAAGCAGGAAACCCATGCGCTCGCGATCATGCCGCCCGGCCAGTACGACACGCTGGTCAAGCAAGGCGTGCCGATGCGCGTGATCGCGCGCGACAGCCGCCGCGTGATCGTCGAGAAACCGCAATCGTAA
- a CDS encoding SMR family transporter, translating to MNPVSFVCIITGVMLNACAQLLLKAGVNAVGHFEFSRANILPVGLKIATQLPIIGGLGCYVLSVVVWILGLSRVDVSIAYPMLSLGYVVNAVAAWYLFGEVLSVQRLVGIGIILIGVLVLARS from the coding sequence ATGAATCCCGTTTCGTTCGTCTGCATCATCACCGGCGTGATGCTCAACGCCTGTGCGCAACTGCTGCTGAAAGCCGGCGTCAACGCCGTTGGACACTTCGAATTCAGCCGTGCGAACATCCTCCCGGTCGGCCTGAAGATCGCGACCCAGTTGCCGATCATCGGCGGTCTCGGCTGCTACGTGCTGAGCGTCGTCGTCTGGATCCTCGGGCTGTCGCGGGTCGACGTGTCGATCGCGTACCCGATGCTGTCGCTCGGTTACGTCGTCAACGCAGTCGCGGCCTGGTACCTGTTCGGCGAGGTGCTGTCGGTCCAGCGGCTCGTCGGCATCGGCATCATCCTGATCGGCGTGCTCGTGCTTGCACGAAGCTGA
- a CDS encoding DegT/DnrJ/EryC1/StrS family aminotransferase has protein sequence MSQTTAPFLPFTRPEIDEETIQGVVEVLRSGWITTGPQCQKFEAALSEYCGGRPVRAFNSGTCTLEIGLRIAGVGAGDEVITTPASWVSTSNVILETGATPVFADIDPVTRNIDLDKLEQAITPRTKAIIPVYLAGLPVDMDRLYAIARAHNLRVIEDAAQALGSTWNGKRIGALGDIVSFSFHANKNLTTIEGGALVLNNEDEATLAQKYRLQGITRTGFDGMDCDVLGGKYNLTDVAARVGLGQLPHLERFTSQRRALARAYFAAFDGGAAAKLGVGLPVAEFENGNWHMFQITLPLEQLSIPRAEFMAQMKERGIGTGIHYPAIHLFTLYRARGFKEGMFPHAERYGASTVTLPLFTQMTEGDVRRVVDAINQICEQYGK, from the coding sequence ATGAGCCAGACTACCGCTCCGTTTCTGCCGTTCACCCGCCCCGAGATCGATGAGGAAACCATCCAGGGCGTCGTCGAAGTGCTGCGCTCGGGCTGGATCACCACCGGCCCGCAATGCCAGAAATTCGAAGCGGCGCTGTCCGAATACTGCGGCGGCCGTCCGGTCCGCGCGTTCAACTCGGGCACCTGCACGCTCGAGATCGGCCTGCGCATCGCGGGCGTCGGTGCGGGCGACGAGGTGATCACGACGCCGGCGTCGTGGGTCTCGACCAGCAACGTGATCCTCGAGACGGGTGCGACGCCCGTGTTCGCGGACATCGATCCCGTCACGCGCAACATCGATCTCGACAAGCTCGAACAGGCGATCACGCCGCGCACGAAGGCGATCATCCCCGTCTACCTGGCCGGCCTGCCGGTCGACATGGACCGCCTGTACGCGATCGCGCGCGCGCACAACCTGCGCGTGATCGAAGATGCGGCGCAGGCGCTCGGCTCGACGTGGAACGGCAAGCGCATCGGCGCGCTCGGCGACATCGTGTCGTTCAGCTTCCACGCGAACAAGAACCTGACGACGATCGAAGGCGGCGCGCTCGTGCTGAACAACGAGGACGAGGCGACGCTCGCGCAGAAGTACCGGCTGCAGGGCATCACGCGCACGGGCTTCGACGGGATGGACTGCGACGTGCTCGGCGGCAAGTACAACCTGACCGACGTCGCCGCGCGCGTCGGCCTCGGCCAGTTGCCGCACCTCGAGCGCTTCACCTCGCAGCGCCGTGCGCTCGCGCGCGCGTATTTCGCCGCGTTCGACGGCGGCGCGGCCGCGAAGCTCGGCGTCGGCCTGCCGGTCGCCGAATTCGAGAACGGCAACTGGCACATGTTCCAGATCACGCTGCCGCTCGAGCAGCTGTCGATCCCGCGCGCCGAGTTCATGGCGCAGATGAAGGAACGCGGCATCGGCACGGGCATCCACTACCCGGCGATCCATCTTTTCACGCTGTACCGTGCGCGAGGCTTCAAGGAGGGCATGTTCCCCCACGCCGAACGGTACGGCGCGTCGACCGTCACGCTGCCGCTCTTCACGCAGATGACGGAGGGCGACGTGCGTCGCGTGGTCGACGCCATCAACCAGATTTGCGAACAATACGGAAAATAA
- a CDS encoding glycosyltransferase: MSHLEARAGHPGAGHLDAGRPEVSIIIPVYNEEDGLAALFARLYPALDALDTSYEVILINDGSRDRSAAMLADQFHVRPDTTRVVLLNGNYGQHMAILAGFAQSRGEIVITLDADLQNPPEEIGKLIAKMREGYDYVGSIRKQRQDSLWRRKASQMMNRLRERITRIKMTDQGCMLRAYSRRIIDTINVCGEVNTFIPALAYTFAQNPTEIEVAHEERFAGESKYSLYSLIRLNFDLVTGFSVVPLQWLSFIGVILSLGSAALFVLLLVRRFIVGAEVQGVFTLFAITFFLLGVIIFALGLLGEYVGRIYQQVRARPRYLIQAVLEQHDGMPAVPAGANRAGAAQ, translated from the coding sequence ATGAGTCACCTTGAAGCACGCGCCGGGCATCCGGGCGCCGGGCACCTGGACGCCGGCCGGCCCGAAGTATCGATCATCATCCCCGTGTACAACGAGGAAGATGGCCTCGCCGCGCTGTTCGCGCGGCTGTATCCGGCACTCGACGCACTCGACACGTCATACGAAGTGATCCTGATCAACGACGGCAGCCGCGACCGCTCGGCCGCGATGCTCGCCGACCAGTTCCACGTGCGCCCCGACACGACGCGCGTCGTGCTGCTCAACGGCAACTACGGCCAGCACATGGCAATCCTCGCGGGCTTCGCGCAGTCGCGCGGCGAGATCGTCATCACGCTCGACGCCGACCTGCAGAACCCGCCCGAGGAAATCGGCAAGCTGATCGCGAAGATGCGCGAGGGCTACGACTACGTCGGCTCGATCCGCAAGCAGCGCCAGGACAGCCTGTGGCGACGCAAGGCGTCGCAGATGATGAACCGGCTGCGCGAGCGCATCACGCGCATCAAGATGACCGACCAGGGCTGCATGCTGCGCGCGTACAGCCGCCGCATCATCGACACGATCAACGTGTGCGGCGAAGTCAACACGTTCATCCCCGCGCTGGCCTATACGTTCGCGCAGAACCCGACCGAGATCGAGGTCGCGCACGAGGAGCGCTTCGCGGGCGAGTCGAAGTACTCGCTGTACAGCCTGATCCGGCTGAACTTCGACCTCGTGACGGGCTTCTCGGTCGTGCCGCTGCAGTGGCTGTCGTTCATCGGCGTGATCCTGTCGCTCGGCTCCGCCGCGCTGTTCGTGCTGCTGCTCGTGCGGCGCTTCATCGTCGGCGCGGAAGTGCAAGGCGTGTTCACGCTGTTCGCGATCACGTTCTTCCTGCTCGGCGTGATCATCTTCGCGCTCGGCCTGCTCGGCGAATACGTCGGCCGCATCTACCAGCAGGTGCGCGCACGGCCGCGCTACCTGATCCAGGCCGTGCTCGAGCAGCACGACGGCATGCCGGCGGTGCCGGCCGGCGCGAACCGCGCGGGAGCCGCGCAATGA
- a CDS encoding formyltransferase → MKPRAVVFAYHNVGVRCLQVLLARGVDVALVVTHEDNPNENIWFGSVASVAAEHGIPVVTPADPADPALRRAVSDAQPDFIFSFYYRHMLPVDLLAIAPRGAYNMHGSLLPKYRGRVPTNWAVLNGETETGATLHEMAAKPDAGAIIGQTAVPILPDDTATQVFDKVTVAAEQTLWRVLPALLAGEAAHLPNDLATGSYFGGRKPEDGRVDWSKPAAQVYNLVRAVAPPYPGAFTDVDGTRFVIARARLAAPGSAAAAAAADLPPGLHVSDNALFGVCGDSRALSILELWQQRDGSETVVTPAEFAQFIHSSRHS, encoded by the coding sequence ATGAAGCCGCGCGCGGTCGTCTTCGCGTATCACAACGTCGGCGTGCGGTGCCTGCAGGTGCTGCTCGCGCGCGGCGTCGACGTCGCGCTCGTCGTCACGCACGAGGACAACCCGAACGAGAACATCTGGTTCGGCAGCGTCGCGTCGGTCGCGGCCGAGCACGGCATTCCGGTCGTCACGCCGGCCGATCCCGCCGATCCGGCGCTGCGCCGCGCGGTGTCGGACGCGCAGCCCGATTTCATCTTCTCGTTCTACTACCGGCACATGCTGCCGGTGGACCTGCTCGCGATCGCGCCGCGCGGCGCGTACAACATGCACGGCTCGCTGCTGCCGAAATACCGGGGTCGGGTACCGACCAACTGGGCCGTGCTGAACGGCGAGACCGAAACCGGCGCGACGCTGCACGAGATGGCCGCGAAGCCCGACGCGGGCGCGATCATCGGCCAGACCGCGGTGCCGATCCTGCCCGACGACACGGCCACGCAAGTGTTCGACAAGGTCACGGTGGCCGCCGAGCAGACGCTCTGGCGCGTGCTGCCCGCGCTGCTCGCGGGCGAGGCTGCGCATCTGCCGAACGATCTCGCGACCGGCAGCTACTTCGGCGGGCGCAAGCCCGAAGACGGCCGCGTCGACTGGTCGAAGCCGGCCGCGCAGGTCTACAACCTGGTGCGCGCGGTCGCGCCCCCGTATCCGGGCGCGTTTACGGATGTCGACGGCACGCGTTTCGTGATCGCGCGCGCGCGCCTCGCGGCGCCCGGCAGCGCGGCAGCGGCCGCCGCGGCAGATTTGCCGCCCGGCCTGCACGTAAGCGATAATGCGCTATTCGGCGTCTGCGGCGACAGCCGCGCCCTATCCATTCTCGAGCTGTGGCAGCAGCGCGACGGCAGCGAAACCGTCGTGACGCCCGCGGAATTCGCGCAGTTCATTCATTCTTCCCGTCATTCATGA
- a CDS encoding bifunctional UDP-4-keto-pentose/UDP-xylose synthase: protein MKAKKVLILGVNGFIGHHLSKRILETTDWEVFGMDMQTDRLGDLVNHERMHFFEGDITINKEWVEYHVKKCDVILPLVAIATPATYVQQPLRVFELDFEANLPIVRSAVKYGKHLVFPSTSEVYGMCSDEQFDPDASALTYGPINKPRWIYACSKQLMDRVIWGYGMEGLNFTLFRPFNWIGPGLDSIYTPKEGSSRVVTQFLGHIVRGENISLVDGGSQKRAFTDIGDGISALMKIIDNANGVASGKIYNIGNPKNNFSVRELAHKMLELAAEYPEYADSAKQVKLVETTSGAYYGNGYQDVQNRVPKIDNTMQELGWAPQATFDDALRNIFEAYRGHVADARALVEQQG, encoded by the coding sequence ATGAAAGCAAAAAAAGTCCTGATCCTGGGTGTGAACGGCTTCATCGGCCATCACCTGTCGAAGCGCATTCTTGAAACCACCGATTGGGAAGTGTTCGGCATGGACATGCAGACCGATCGGCTTGGCGACCTCGTCAACCACGAGCGGATGCATTTCTTCGAAGGCGACATCACGATCAACAAGGAGTGGGTCGAGTATCACGTGAAGAAGTGCGACGTGATCCTGCCGCTCGTCGCGATCGCGACGCCCGCCACCTACGTCCAGCAGCCGCTGCGCGTGTTCGAGCTCGACTTCGAGGCGAACCTGCCGATCGTGCGTTCGGCCGTCAAGTACGGCAAGCACCTCGTGTTCCCGTCGACCTCCGAGGTCTACGGCATGTGCTCGGACGAGCAGTTCGACCCGGATGCATCGGCGCTCACCTACGGCCCGATCAACAAGCCGCGCTGGATCTACGCGTGCTCGAAGCAGCTGATGGACCGCGTGATCTGGGGCTACGGGATGGAAGGCCTGAACTTCACGCTGTTCCGTCCGTTCAACTGGATCGGCCCGGGCCTCGACTCGATCTACACGCCGAAGGAAGGCAGCTCGCGCGTCGTCACGCAGTTCCTCGGCCACATCGTGCGCGGCGAGAACATCAGCCTCGTCGACGGCGGCTCGCAGAAGCGCGCGTTCACCGACATCGGCGACGGCATCAGCGCGCTGATGAAGATCATCGACAACGCGAACGGCGTCGCGTCGGGCAAGATCTACAACATCGGGAATCCGAAGAACAACTTCTCGGTTCGCGAACTCGCGCACAAGATGCTCGAACTGGCGGCGGAATACCCCGAGTACGCCGATTCGGCCAAGCAGGTGAAGCTCGTCGAAACGACGTCCGGCGCCTACTACGGCAACGGCTACCAGGACGTGCAGAACCGCGTGCCGAAGATCGACAACACGATGCAGGAGCTCGGCTGGGCGCCGCAAGCGACGTTCGACGACGCGCTGCGCAACATCTTCGAAGCGTATCGCGGCCACGTCGCCGACGCGCGCGCGCTCGTCGAACAGCAAGGCTGA